CACGTCCAGCGACGCGCGGGACAGCTGCAGGATGAGATGGCGCTGGTCGGGCCAGGAGTAGTCGAGGCGATAGGGGCGGTTGGTGGCGTAGAGCACGACCGAGCCCGGCACGATCGCGGCGGCGCGGCCGTCCTGCGCCACCGTGCCGCGCGAGGACAGCTGCAGCGAGATGTGGATGTCGTCGGTCTCGGCCCGGCGCGCCAGCCGGCCGCTGTGCTCGGCGATCAGCCCGCACTCCGTCACGCGCGAGACCGAGAGGCGGTCGTCGACGATCGCGTGCTCCATGCGGGCCCGGAACGTCTTCTCGAAGCCGTCGCAGCGCAGGGGCACGAAGAAGCCGCTGACGACGGCCTCCCAGTCGTCGGCGCTCTCAGCCTCGAGAACTTCCACGTTCGCCTCCACGGTGCGTGGAGCGTAACCGGCGCGCGGAGCGCCGGTCAAACGAACGGCGCGCGGTCATGCACAAAACGCCGGATCGTCACCGCGCGCAGGCCCATACGTTTCTCAGGACCGTCGAGGACGACGGGGGAACAGGAGTGACGATGACGTTCTTCGCGCAGCAGCTCTGGGAGGGCCGCGGCTACATCGCCGGCTGGACCGAGCTCGCCGGCACCACGACCGTGACATCGCCGTCGACCGGCGCGCCGCTCGCGTCGATCGGCTTCGGCGGCGCCGCGGACCTCGACGACGCGGTCGCCCGGGCGGCGGCCGCGCAGCGCGACTGGGCCGCCCGGCCCGCCGACGAGCGCGCTGCCGTGATGCGCCGCGCCGCGGCGATCCTCGACGCGAACACCGACGTGCTCGCGCGCTGGCTCGTCGACGAGGCCGGATCCGGTCAGGGCAAGGCCGCGTTCGAAGCGGGACTCGTCGTCGGCGAGCTGCACCACGCGGCCGCCACGGCGCAGATGCCGTACGGGCAGCTGCTGCAGTCTGTCCACCCGCGCCTGAGCCTCGCGCGCAAGCGCCCCGTCGGCGTCGTGGGCGTGATCTCGCCGTTCAACTTCCCCGCGATCCTCGGCTCGCGCTCGATCTTCCCGGCGCTCGCGCTCGGCAATGCGGTGGTGCTCAAGCCCGACCCGCGCACGAGCATCGCGGGGGGCCTGTTCTTCGCGGCGGTCCTCGAGGAGGCGGGGCTGCCGGAGGGGCTGTTCGCGGTCGTGCCGGGCGGGGCGGACGTCGGATCGGCGCTCGTCGAGCACCCCGATGTGCCCGTCATCTCGTTCACGGGCTCGACCGCGGCGGGGCGGATCATCGGCGAGCGCGCGGGCCGCCTGCTCAAGCGCGCGCACCTCGAGCTGGGCGGCAACAACGCCATGATCGTGCTGCCGGACGTCGACGTCGCCGCGGCGGCATCGGCCGGGGCGTGGGGATCCTTCCTGCATCAGGGGCAGATCTGCATGACGACCGGCCGGCACATCGTGCACGCCGACATCTACGACGAGTACGTGGGGCTCCTGGCTGAGAAGGCGCGTCAGCTGCCCGTCGGCGACCCGTCGACGGGCACCCCGCTCGGTCCGATCATCGACGAGCGCCAGCGCGATCACGTGCACGACATCGTCCGGACGTCCGTGGACGCCGGCGCCCGGCTGCTCGCGGGCGGCGAGTACACCGACCTCTTCTACCAGCCCACCGTGCTGGGAGAGGTGCGGCCCGAGCACCGCGCGTTCACGGACGAGATCTTCGGTCCCGTGGCGCCCGTCCTGCGCTTCGAGGACATCGACGACGCCGTGGATCTCGTCAACGCGAGCGAGTACGGGCTGTCGGTCGCGATCCTGGCGGGCGACGCCTTCCGCGCCTTCGAGCTCGGCGACCGCATCCCCAGCGGCATCCTCCACATCAACGACCAGACGGTCGACGACGAGCCGCAGGCGCCGTTCGGCGGCACGGGATTCTCCGGGACCGGCGCACGCTTCGGCGGGCACGAGGCGAACATCGACGCCTTCACCGAGACCCAGTGGGTCACGGTGCAGTCGCAGATCCAGCGCTACCCCTTCTGACCCCCAGCTCACCCCGACCGGATTCGATCCGGACAACCCGACGGAAAGGACGTGCGACGATGCGCGGACGACGAATGCGAGGGCTGCACGCCGCGGCTCTCATCGCCACGGGGGCCCTCGCCCTCACAGCCTGCTCCAACTCGGCGGACACCGCCGAGCCCACCTCCGACGGCGGCGGCAGCGGCGGCGCCGATGTCGCGGCCGCGGAGGAGTTCCTCACTCCGTGGACAGGCGAAGGCGAGAAGAACCTGCTGATCGACGAGCCGCTGGAGGCGCCGGTCGAGAAGGGCACGCACATCGTGTACCTCGACGTCGGCACGCCCGTCAGCGCCGTGATGTGGCAGAACCTGCAGGCTCCCGCGGAGCTGCTGGGACTCGAGCTCGAGCGCGTCGAGGTGGGACGGGACGCCCAGAGCATCAACTCGGCGATGAACACGGTCGTGGAGCTGGCGCCCGACGGCGTTATCAACATCACGCTCGACCCCATCTTCTTCGAGCCGCAGATCGAGCAGCTGAACGAGCTCGGCATCCCGATCGCGAGCGGCTCGGTCATGAACACCGTGGAGCACGGCCTGCCCGAGGCCTTCAACGGCCCCGAGTGGATGAAGGCCAACGGCGGCGTCCTCGCGGCCGCGGCCGTCGCCCGGTCGGGCGGCGCGGCGGAGTACGTCTTCTACAACGTCCCGGAGTTCCCGTTCTCCGCGCTCGAGCTCGAGGGTGCGCAGGAAAAGCTCGCCGAGCTGTGCCCCGACTGCACGCTGCGCGTCGTGGACATCCCGATCGCCGAGCTCGGTTCGACGGCCGCCGACCGCGTCGTCAGCGACCTGCAGGCGAACCCCGACACGGAGTACTTCATCGCCGCGGTCGACGAGGTCCAGATCGGCCTGCCGCAGAAGCTGAGCCTCGCGGGCCTCGACACCAAGGGCATCGCGATGTGGACCGCGCCGCCGAACTACGAGCAGATCGTCGCGGGCCAGCAGGACGCCACCCTGTCCGTCGACCTCAACCTCATGATGTGGACCGTTCTCGATCAGCTGCTGCGAGAGATGGCGGGCCAGGACTACGAGTGGCCCGACGTCGAGACCCGCGCCGCGACGCTGACCCGCGTCACGGACCAGGCGAACGCGCCGGAGGACCCGGTGACCGGCTACGTCGCGATCGAGGACTACCAGGACCGCTTCGCCGCGAACTGGCTCGCCGAGTAGCGAGTCGCGTGATCGACCGGGAGGGCCCGACCCTGCGGGCCCTCCCGGTCCCGAACCAAGGAGAACCCATGTCCGACGCCGCACCCCTGCTGCGCGTCACCGACC
The Microbacterium sp. JZ31 genome window above contains:
- a CDS encoding sugar ABC transporter substrate-binding protein gives rise to the protein MRGRRMRGLHAAALIATGALALTACSNSADTAEPTSDGGGSGGADVAAAEEFLTPWTGEGEKNLLIDEPLEAPVEKGTHIVYLDVGTPVSAVMWQNLQAPAELLGLELERVEVGRDAQSINSAMNTVVELAPDGVINITLDPIFFEPQIEQLNELGIPIASGSVMNTVEHGLPEAFNGPEWMKANGGVLAAAAVARSGGAAEYVFYNVPEFPFSALELEGAQEKLAELCPDCTLRVVDIPIAELGSTAADRVVSDLQANPDTEYFIAAVDEVQIGLPQKLSLAGLDTKGIAMWTAPPNYEQIVAGQQDATLSVDLNLMMWTVLDQLLREMAGQDYEWPDVETRAATLTRVTDQANAPEDPVTGYVAIEDYQDRFAANWLAE
- a CDS encoding aldehyde dehydrogenase family protein; translation: MTFFAQQLWEGRGYIAGWTELAGTTTVTSPSTGAPLASIGFGGAADLDDAVARAAAAQRDWAARPADERAAVMRRAAAILDANTDVLARWLVDEAGSGQGKAAFEAGLVVGELHHAAATAQMPYGQLLQSVHPRLSLARKRPVGVVGVISPFNFPAILGSRSIFPALALGNAVVLKPDPRTSIAGGLFFAAVLEEAGLPEGLFAVVPGGADVGSALVEHPDVPVISFTGSTAAGRIIGERAGRLLKRAHLELGGNNAMIVLPDVDVAAAASAGAWGSFLHQGQICMTTGRHIVHADIYDEYVGLLAEKARQLPVGDPSTGTPLGPIIDERQRDHVHDIVRTSVDAGARLLAGGEYTDLFYQPTVLGEVRPEHRAFTDEIFGPVAPVLRFEDIDDAVDLVNASEYGLSVAILAGDAFRAFELGDRIPSGILHINDQTVDDEPQAPFGGTGFSGTGARFGGHEANIDAFTETQWVTVQSQIQRYPF